The Rhodamnia argentea isolate NSW1041297 chromosome 7, ASM2092103v1, whole genome shotgun sequence genome contains the following window.
AATGTCACAGGAAATTTCTTTCTATTATACAGTCACTGTTAATCTATATGTTCCACTAGTGCTTCATTACAAAGGGTCACTGAAATCTGATAAATAAGCTGAATCAAGCTCGGATTATTTGGTCGTTTTTTGCGGTGTGGTTGCTCCTATGTTTAATTCGAAGTATACCATGTGGAACAAAAGCATGTGAGGAAGACAAAATATTCACCTCAGCAATGCTTATAGTGAGCCACTCTATGGCCCACGTATGGTAACCCTGTCATGCTCCCTTATGCTGTCATTGAAAATGTATAGTGCGTTTGGTATTACAGGTCAgcaagaaaacctcatcaccAGCACAAGCCTTACAAATGCAGCTAAAACATAATCATTTTCATACACAGCATAGCCAAAAGTACCAAATAACACTGACTTTGAATCCGACAAGCACCGCTACCTAAGTGTGCAGGACTACATAATGCCTTGGAAGATCCAAGGGAAAGGTTTCCATGACAATGACAAGAAGATCCAAAGTGCCCAGATATAGCTCTAGATATGACAATCATCATGCTTCAAAGCATAAACACTTTCTCCAGGTGCAAGGAACTTCCCCAGCTGCAGATTTAGGGAAGGCCTTTCGAGCAATTTTATGTACACACTCCACTTGAGTTGAGCGTTTGAATATCCTCCCCCACCAGAATATTAACACTCATTAGCTGACACTCATACTAGCGAACTCCACCATCCGTACAGCATAAATATGTATCTTTTCAATACCAGTAAAAGAATGAGCACACTACAAAAACCCGTACTTTGGAAAGGTAAATATGAGTTGTAAGCAAGAAGATTTTTCCATTTCCCACTATCAGTTGATAGTGACTAACTAGTGAAGGAGAGGATCTTCCGTTGCCCCTCCCCTCCATTCATCAATTTAAATTCTCCATAATGAGCCTTTGTTATGACATTGCAATTTAGGTGAGTAAGCTACTATAACTTGCGAAAAAAATCATGCAATCCTCTTTCTAAATATTCAATCGTACAGTTAACTGGAGTTCATTCTCACAGAAACAGGGGTCTTCTATGGTTAGATAAGTCACTTTAGCTTCTAAAACCTCCTTACATGTCCTAAGTTATAATTTTGGAAACCGTGAGACTCTTATTGGGCAAAACCTGTTGGTTATAACATCAAAGAAGCAGGTGAGTTCCATTACATTATATGAGGACATCAGGTACAAACAAGGAGGATTGAGCAGGTTTCTGCAATTGGTTATCCCTTGTCACTGAAGATATGTTTGTGAAATATCTGTCACTCAGACAATAGCTAAAAGAATTTCAAGAACAATTACATATTTGACAACATATCGCAGAAGCCACATTCAATAATGAAAGTAATTTACAGGTTCCTGctttaaaagtttgaaattgcTAATAGTTATATGATGCTACTGCCTTTGGTGACTTCAAGCAGATCTTCAAGGGAAAGGATAAATTCGTTTAAAGAAGTGCATCTAAAATCAAACCAATTTGAAAAACCAATCACAGTGGCGGCCTGTTCATATGAACGAGTAGATGCATTAATAGACATTAACACACACACCCCAGCCCCAGGTGATTGAAGTGGAAGGGACACACACGTATATCTCGGAGCTTCCAGGTTCAACTCCCTCCTAGTGCATCCATCCTTTTTACTAGATAACGATCATGCCCACTCAGTAAATTTGCTGCCATTCTTATTCTACTGACATCATGTTTTCAATTGTTTAGGCATGCTAACTTATTCCAAGAAGGTGGGAGTGTCATCCCTGAATCAGTCCCTAACAAATTCGTTCTTCGAAAAAAAGCTATATCCAGTCAAATCAGGTTGACCAGTTGACTAGGTCACCGCCAACAACATTCTTTTTTCCAAGAGGCATATATAGAAAAACCAAACCAGATGGTCCATTCTCAGTTTAACCAGTTCAACCACCCGGTCCAGTTTTCGATGATTGGAACCAAGTGAGGAGAACCGTTATCTGAAATCACAAAGAAGATCCTTCTGAAATCTCTATAGACCTAGACCAAGAGAACAAGCCATTGACAACTAATTCAGCTCAATACCTCACAAGATTGGCAACTAGCACTCTCGAGATCACACCACACATCCTTCAGATCTGGAGACCACATCGCAGTCAAAATTCCTGTAACGATTATATCATCTGCACAAAAGAAAACGCCATCCTTAGTAAGAGCCAAACTAGGTGGCAAAAAATTGAAGGCATTGTGAGGTGGACAACCGAGAAAATTTGTCATGACAGATACAACAGAAAATCAGCTTCTGTCTATGCCTTGATAATAGAAGGACAATAAACTGATTGCTATGTCCAAATCTTTGATATTCCCGCATTTATGAATATATGAGAATATGCATCTAAGTATGATTCAGGAGATTATGTTACATCTCTTCTGTCAACCAGTTCATCCTTCAAAATAACAGGAATTGAACAAGAGATGGCCCCAACGCGCAACAATTGTGtgctttcttgaatttttatttccttttaatCATGGCAAGTTATTCTGTCCTCTCTACAAATTGGAAACCTTCACATATTTCCTGTTATTGACATTGCAAGTCAAACACAGAGCTGTAAATGGACTTTAAACTATAGATAGATAAAACCTGAGATGGGCAGATGGATAGCAGAACTATGCAGTTCCTCGTTTTCGGCTCACGATACACTGGAAAGCTACATAAGCAAgagaaaatgagaaacaaacAGGCAACTCAAAAGGTTGATTTGACAAACAGAAGATATGTGAAAATTGACTTTAAGAAGAACGAGAAGATATTGTTCTTAAGTTCCATCAAATGCAGAACCAGCCCGAACCGTAAATTGTTAAAAATGCACTCTGAGGTGGTTTGACATGGAAGAAGGTAGATAACACAAATTCATGAGAATTTATTGGATTGCCAGCCAAAATAgcaactagaaaaaaaaatatcggtcCACTGTGCGCTTTTGCCATGCAATAAATGAAGAGTGCCGAGAAGGACCACCTGTAATTACAGCTTCGACATTTATACCACCTTATTAACACATTTTCAGTGCTCCAGGCCTTATTAGAGTCCCATTGAGTGTAACTAGAATACCACAATGCTTCGCTCTCCCATGCCCAATTCTTGTAAAAGTATCTTAATACAGCATAAAGCAACACACCATTATAGAAAATGGAGGGTAGAAGTAGATGGTCAACATGCAGAAATGTCCCAAAAGAGAAGCAAACCAGGGCTTTCAAGCGGGGATCCTACAATACTGATCGCCATGTGAATGAAATTCTTCTTAACTCCATCTGTTTCCTTTAAAGTTTCCAATACGACTCTCTGCACACACCGTCATATCAATTGAACATACATACTACATCAATGTTTAGACAACAAACAAGGAACTACCCAGGGCAAATTTCTCGAAAACAttggaaaatatccatatcATGCTTCGGTCGCTTCAATTAGAACACATTTTCCACCCGTTTTTAAGAATACCATGCCAGTTAGGGCGACGAGACAAATCCATCCACGAATTAGGCGCGTACGTGGGCCCAAACAGCCGCGCCGTCGAAATGCTTCAAGGACTGAGTAGGCTGAGAGGAAGACGAAGGTGCACGAGAGGAGGATCGTAATTCAAAGGCTCTGCAAATCTGAAAAAGAGAACGAGAAAAGGAGAGATCCGAAACCTTTTCTAGACTCGATATGCTATCGTCAAATCGAATAGCAAAGTGAGGGGAATCACTCGATGCAGAGCtggcgggagagagagagagagtgatcgAATAAAGCTGGTTCGAGTAGAAGAGTATCAGAAATGCCGCTATTGATTTCACGTGAGGGCTAGGGTTCTCCGCCAATTGCACCGACTCCATTGATGAATGCAGAGAGACTCGAAGCGAAGCACAGGAGCTTCTAGGCGGGAAATTCTGCTTACGCCAATTGATgtgcctatatatatatatatatatatatatatatatatatatatattcatacTTTTGTGAATTGAGATATCAATTTTGTCCGtgacattttgataatttattaatgtAAATAactttttcagaatttttatttttcttttctctttttttttttttcaatatggcAGACGAGATTCGTCGGGACTTGCCGGCTGCTGGGTGAAGGCCAAGAAGCCCTCACCGGCCTTTCCGAGATCGACCTTTACATACAATAGTATAATTATAGATTTTATGGGGTGAAACTATAAGCACGTAATGAATTTTGTGGTAAATCACACTTATAATTTATAAACTACTTTTCCTAGCAGTCATTGGGCTTTGGATTTCGTATCATGAAACTGCTACGATTTAGTAATCAATCTCAAAATGACGTGACCATCTCAAGTTCTCAACAATCGTGATAGTGATTTCTTTGTAAGTTTTTGTAGATGAAAACTGATACTTGGCTCCTAAGTACGACTAATTTTACATAAAAGTAGCATTTACCTAATAAGACGTAATCTACCTTGAAAGTGGTATGTTTGCCTCATGGGTTGGTAATACGTCTTTGTCGGTTGTATCTTTCTCAAATTCCTCATGAATCAGTTGTACTTATGGCTAGTAATTACCTTTAATGGTAGTCTCTTAACTCAAATCACATGAGATGAGATTGCCATAAATTTAATAATTAACCTaaattttctaatcattttaaAGAATGTCAATTTTCCTGTAAGTCAATTTGAATGACAgtctatccaattttttttttttttaatgacagtAATGTATGcgcttaaaaaaaatgaattgaatgaCGATAGTTTTGCCTTTCGAGGGAAGTAACATTTATCGAAGCGATAACTTTGTCTAATTGAAGGACTCAATTGGGGAATCCCCAACACGACCACATCGGACAAGTATTAACAAGCACGGCTTCCTTAAAAAGCTGGCATGCAATTCGGTCGGGAACGGACATTTCGCCGGGTTTTGCTTGTCGTCGATAAGGAACAACTACTACATACATGACATATAGCAGCAAATTGCCAAATACAGAGGAGAATTGATAATATTGGCCTGTGTTTGATTGGAAAAACACTGGGATTTATAAGATTTTATAGTTTGGTTGAACCAGCAGATAAAGCATGACCGATGAGCTCCCTCCTCAAGATCTTTCCTGCGGGATTCTTAGGGATGCTACTGATGAAAGCGACACGCCTTATCTTCTTGTATGGAGTGACCTGCAAATCCAGTTTCATGTAATCAGATAAAAGGGTCGAGTTGTCTATGGGTTCGGACCGGGCTGAACACCCCGCAAATTTGATATGCACTCGAATGGTACAGTCATCCGATTGAGCTATAGGTATAATAAGCAAGCTTCAGCGAGCAGAACAAAGGTATAGTAAAAAGAATCCACGCCAATCTTGTTGGATAGATGTAGTAGCATTTACCGCTAGCCGGAAAAATACATGACAAATTGGGGTTAaaggggagggaaaaaaaaaaaacattagcagCAAGGAATAGTACTAGAGTTGGAGAAGAGGCTAAGAACACCAGGTGCCTGGCGACTCAGTGATTGGGTAATCAAATAGTCCCTAATGAACTCAAGAAAAATAGAGTCTTAGTTGTTCTCACTGCCAATGAATAGATGCCTCAACGTTTGCATTTAACATCTTCAAGACATCAACTCCTCTACTTCCCCGGGAGAATCTAAAAGCTGAAGAAGCGTCTTCCAAGACAGATGAATCCAGGAGGAACATACCTGTTCAGCAATGAAATCCATGATTTCAGATTCTGCAACATATGCACCAGGCTTCCTCACCACAAAAGCCATGGGAACCTGCCCTGCCTCTTCATCAGGATACCTGATTCCAAGCAATACACTTGGATTAGTCTCGTTGGTTGTATACGCAGTGACTTAACCGAAAAGAAAGCACATTTATGGATCTCACGACACACCAAAGTTTGACAAGCACATTTTAAGCAGATAGAGAATTGCTTCAAAAGTAAATGCGGATCCCAATAGGACATCTTCCaggaatcatcattttgcacaATGGCAGGATTACTATCCACCTTTTAAACTTTGAAATGTCCTCCAAGTAATCTAAAGATCACTGAATGctgaacaaaaataagataGACAAACTTTGGCTCATGCAAACTCGATGCATCTATGGAGGTCATAACACAATCACTGGAGCGTACGGTATCACCGCGGCTTCCGCAATTTGAGGATGCGATGTAAGTAAATGCTCCAATTCAGCAGGTGGGACCCGTAGGATGGGATGTGAATGAGACGACAAAATCTGATTACGTAAATATTAGAAACATCAGATTTCATCAGCATAAGATTCTTTATCACAGCAGCTACCCGATACGCCTTGTATTTTATCAATTCCTTTAGCCTATCCACAATGTAGAGGAACCCTTCCAAGTCAAAGTAACAAAGGTCGCCAGTTTTTAGCCAACCATCAGGATCCAATGTATCAGCCGTTGCCTTGTCATCTCCAACATAACCTACATGGAATCGGGAAAGATTCGGAACAACGTCCGAGTTTCGTGAGTGACACGTGAAGCTCAAAGAGGAGTTTTCGAGCAGTGAAATGAGGAATCCTTATGTGTGAAGAAGCAGCATATTAATCGCCGATGTCTGAAGTAACCAGGATCTCTAATTTGCACGGCAATTTTTTGTAAGCAAGTCAGTATTTCAATAGAAAGACGGCCATTTCCTAACTTGATGTGCGTGGACAAGATGTGCAACAGAACTCCAGACAGGTTTTCTTCTCAGATTCCAGGAGGAAAGCAATCCAGGATGAGAGATTGTGGTATTACTATTGACCTTTCATGATGGCTGGGCCACGCAGCCACAATTCGCCCTTGCAGCCTGGGGGTAGAGCTTCTCCAGTAACAGGATCGACTATTTTGGCTTCCATATTCGCGGAGAGGCGACCAACCGAGCCATATTGCTTGGTCTCATCAGGCCCCATCATCCCACTTCCTGATAGGCTCTCTGTCAATGCATAACCCTGAAAAATTCGTCCGCACATGTCACGGTTGACGAAGCCATTAGTCATTTACATCTATTGGTCTTTCGCATACATCGACTCAAAAACTACGTGCAGGATCTACTTCCTCACATTCTCCAACTCCTTCGTGTCGTCTTCCAAAATTGCAGTACAGCACTGTCATGGTAGGCGCACAGTATCTATCGGGGTAAGCTTACTAGTACGAAGTTGAGTTTTGGATTCGATTTTCTTGTGTTAAAACTTTAGCTTGTACGGCAGTTATTTCAGGTCGGTTTTCAGTTTTATGGGAGAATCAGCCATTTCTTTTCAGGATTGTAGTTAGGAGTTTAATcatctttttggccaaataaaatttataaaatatgaaaGCTACGTCGTCccttttgaagagaaaaaactctcctttcattcaatgaatattttttttctgtacatttacaatactcaatcctatcatatatatataggacATCTGATAACCCTAATTTGGGGATATACAATAGGAAGGATTCTATACTAGGAAGCATACTATACAATAAAAAACTTCCTAACAAATAGGCTAAAATAACTCACGACCACACCTTTAGCACTACTAAGCGTTTTACCTGCTTCAGCTCCACGTTAGGGAATTTCTGCTGGAATCGCTCGGAAACCTCCTTCCCAAGCGGCGCTCCGCCACACAAGGTGGTGCGTAGCGAGCTGAGGTGATACCTCCCGACGTGCTCCGACTTCACCAGCGCCAGCACCACCGGCGGCGACAAAAGCAACGTGTCGGCTCCATACTTATCCACGGCCCTCAGCATGGCCTCGAGCTCGAACTTCCCCATCAAAAGCGCCGTCGCCCCCATTCCAAATGCTTTCAGTATCCACACGAACCCGTACACGTGGAACAGGGGAAGCGGAAACAGCCAAACGGGCTTCGGGTCGGGCTCGGCTTGGTGAGGCCCGGCGAGCGCCGCGATCATGTTCCCGTGGGTCATGAGTACGCCCTTGACCCGGCCTGTCGTGCCCGAAGAGTAAAGAATCGTCGCGGGATCGGACTGTGTGACCCGGTTGACATTGCGGGGAATAGGACCGGTTTCCTTGGAGCCGTTCCTGGTCAAAACGGACTCGAACTCGGGCAAGTCAATAAGGATGGTGCCATGCCTGAGCGTAGGCAGCTTGTGAGATGTTTGGGAGGTGGCGAAAGCGACGACTGGCTTGCTGAGCCCGACGAGGTGGCTGATCTCGGAGGCGGAGCTTAGGGGGTTGGCGGGGGACACGACGATGccgagagagaggagagtgaaGTAGATGACGGGGACGTGGAGGGAAAGAGGCGGGAGGACGAGAGCGACGTCGTTCTTGGAGAGGGAAGGGAAGCGGCTGacgaggaaggaagagagagcgTGGCATTGCGAGATGAAGCATGGGAAGTTGAGGCGGTTGCCGGTGGCGGCGTCAACGAGGAAGgtgaaagaggaggaggaggaggaggaggaggaggagggggggaggagggagaggaggaagtCGGTGAGCGAAATGGGGAgggaaggaggagggagagggagggagggcctGAGGCTGTGGAAGGTCTTGGTTTTGGCGCAGAAGCCATTGGTGGGTTCGAGTTCTCGAGTGTGATGATTACTTTCCGCCATCACggaaagacgaagaagaagaagaagatggcaaCCAGGACGACTTGTCGCCTCGCTATTTTCACGAGATGATATGACATACCAACAAATTGTTATTCTTAATTACTAAAGtacttttgacccaaaaaaaacaaagtactAAACAAACATTACTGACTTTTCTTACACCTCATACGGCAGGCTGAGAAGCTGACAGGTGACGTTCATGTTCATGCGTTCTCCCTAATAACACCTGGCCTATTCTCCTGTAGTCAATATTCCGGgggattctctctttctttctagcCGGAGTGATCGGTTTCGTTTCGATtcgattttcttcaaaaatcgagaatcgaatcGGTAATCTCTActcctaatttttggaattgatGATCGGACCAGCCACCTTAGGGATCgaaaatcggaccggaccgactGTTCCAAGCACTATAGGGTGGAACTTCGTTGAGCAGCTTCGGAAGGAACGTATTGCTCGTTGTGGTGCTGATGTCAGACTGGAACTCCGAGGTGACTAAGGCAGCGATCAGTGGAGTCGCAAAGTGGAAGAAGGAAAAtctcccttcttttttctttaacttttcttCTGGCTTTTGCTTCATTCTCTTGGTTTTCTGAGTGTGTGAAATCGTAAATCTCCAGCTCTCAATGTGGCCCACCCTCCTTCTGCTGCCGATGACCAAAGTGATGCAGCAGTTCagcaaaaaaattcaataggTCCGGTCCGAGCAATTCGATCCGATTTTATGTCCTGGAACCGGAAACGGACCGTCCCGCTaacggttccaattttaagaaaCGTGAACCGAACCGCCGCTCTCTAGAATCGGGAACTTGACCACCGGTCCCAACCCGATTCAGACGGTCCGATTTGCTTATCTCTAATCTAGATTAATTAGTCCTGCCATGGGAAGTGAAAGGAGAATGGGTAAAAATTAATAATACAGAATGAATATTCCTTACGTGGAATTTAAAGTCATCGAGTCATAAGTAAAAGTCAAAAATTATAATTAGGGAAAAATGCCTCAAATGGGCTGTGTCCGGGAACATCGATAATGAACCTGGAGGGGCTTACGCTTGAATTTAATATTCGTGGGGCATTTTAGGCCTAGGACACCTATCCCACGTTAGAGAGATTTCGTAGTTTCTGTACCTTTTTAACACATAGCTTCTTTCTTTAATGGTTTAAAAGTTGGATTCACTCGACGCACGACACTCTGgctaatgcaatttttttagccAAAAGCAAGAGGGATGAAGAAGGGATTGCCTCAATCATAGACCTTCATCAAACAATCCAAAGAGGAAGGTCAGGTTTGGAGGAAATGGAGTCCAAAACGCTACTCTTCTCCACTTACTCTCTCATCCACGTGTAGCACGACACCCTATGATTTAATCAATATGCATAGAATCGATATCATGGGGAGTTCAAGAAAAGCTCAGAGATCAATATCAACGTCATCTTCAATTTTGGTAAATTGATTGATCGACTCACATCTTATTTTGATTTAACTGGCCTCAGCCGAAATCAATGACATCCTTCTCTAAATAATTTGCTTTAcgttagaggtgtcaatatgggtctttgacccacattttaactcatttttattcatttgggtcaaatgtgggttcaataaatttaaaaaatggatcaaatataGGTCTAGGCCTATAATGTTTATTCAAATACGGGTTATAACTTAACTCATTTTTAAACCATTTTCGACCCGTGACCTATAACTTCGCAAGATAACGTTTATTCACTTGTAAACCGCCGCCCACTGCCCGCACACCGTCGTTGCTCGACTCCACCGCCCACcccccgccgccaccgccaccagcAGGCCGTCATCGCCGGACTCCGCCGCATGCTCACCACTGTCGCCCAACCGGTCGCCCATCGCcacccgccgccgccaccaccacccaccCACACCCCGTTGCCGCCGCCTACCCGACCAACGCGCCACCCGATGAGCCCACTTATTACCAAAAGGCCAATTGGTTCTCGTTGAAGTTTGCGCAGAGCAGCGAGCAACAATTTCATCTTCGATACGAATTAAGCAAAATGATCTCCTCCTTCACCCCAAAAAGCACCAAACTTGGCGGGGGCATTTCCAAGTTCGGCGCCAACCTCGCTCTATTCTCCTTCTTCGTCCACGCGCTCAAGCATGTTTCATTCGGCATTGCATCTCCCCACTTAATTGTCTTCTCCCACCCGAGACTTGTGAACCATTGTTTGTCAAGAACGAAATGGCAAATGTAGTGGCCACCGGATCGGGTCAGAGCTCGTCGCTCTGTCTTGGCAACAGATCTCTAGAGGACGGGGTGGAGAAGCTGAGGCCTTCCCGTTTCGGCTCGAAGTACCGGCCCGCGGTGACAAGAGAAGCCCCAAGGAGGTTTCCGGGAGCGCGAGGATCATCGGATGGGCGGTTGACGGCGGAAGTGGGGTTGATTTGGTTCAAGTCTATAAGTAGTTTCATTTGTGTTGTGGAACTGGTGCTGGATTCAAGTCTATAAGGAGGGGATTGGCTTTTGATCAGTGCACTCACCGGAACGACACTTCATCAATTGATGGGGGTGATTACGATGTGAAGACTCGGGAGGGTGCTAACCAATCACATTGTGCTGATCTTAATGAGATCAAGACCCCATATTAAGGACCTGGACGCTATCGAGATTTTCCTATGTAATcgttttgggaattttttttttttttttgtcagcaCATGGAGTGAGGGCAAGGAGCAAGCGGTTGAGGCGGTGGGTGAGCGGCAACGGTGGGTGGGCCAGCAGTGGGGCGGCCAAGGTGGCGCCACGCGGGCGGGCCACAGGGCGGCGGGGGACGAGCCACGGGGGCGGCGGTGGGCGAGCCACGATGGCGGCGGTGGGTGGTCTAC
Protein-coding sequences here:
- the LOC115749538 gene encoding 4-coumarate--CoA ligase-like 9, which translates into the protein MAESNHHTRELEPTNGFCAKTKTFHSLRPSLPLPPPSLPISLTDFLLSLLPPSSSSSSSSSSFTFLVDAATGNRLNFPCFISQCHALSSFLVSRFPSLSKNDVALVLPPLSLHVPVIYFTLLSLGIVVSPANPLSSASEISHLVGLSKPVVAFATSQTSHKLPTLRHGTILIDLPEFESVLTRNGSKETGPIPRNVNRVTQSDPATILYSSGTTGRVKGVLMTHGNMIAALAGPHQAEPDPKPVWLFPLPLFHVYGFVWILKAFGMGATALLMGKFELEAMLRAVDKYGADTLLLSPPVVLALVKSEHVGRYHLSSLRTTLCGGAPLGKEVSERFQQKFPNVELKQGYALTESLSGSGMMGPDETKQYGSVGRLSANMEAKIVDPVTGEALPPGCKGELWLRGPAIMKGYVGDDKATADTLDPDGWLKTGDLCYFDLEGFLYIVDRLKELIKYKAYRVPPAELEHLLTSHPQIAEAAVIPYPDEEAGQVPMAFVVRKPGAYVAESEIMDFIAEQVTPYKKIRRVAFISSIPKNPAGKILRRELIGHALSAGSTKL